In the genome of Taurinivorans muris, one region contains:
- the glyS gene encoding glycine--tRNA ligase subunit beta — MSHFVLEIGTEEIPARFLQTTEKELAERFTALLKENRLGFEKIETRSTPRRAIVHIYDLEKVQPILEENIIGPAVNIAYDKDGNLSKAGQGFIRGQGAEEKDIVRTQTEKGEYISVNKKSGGKKAEEVLQEICPQIIAALPFPKRMRWGEETFAYARPLQWVLAMLDHLPIVFKVGDVVSSNQTYGHRVHGFGPFVIGHADDLEEVLYEKSRIVCDSVKRRQYIIDMANTLVAELKEGAKIIWKNDLLDEVQGLVEKPVPVICSFDESFLELPKEVILTTIEHHQKCFGIQGQDRKLLNKFLTVLNIDPEDIEVVRAGWERVVRARLEDARFYWKEDLKDSFEKWVPMLDSVIFLGPLGSMGDKSRRLEQLCGWLGEKVGLAGGDHLDNGVLLAQRAGRWCKADLMSKMVGEFDTLQGTMGSIYALKEGWEPPFAMALTEQYLPTGPNSLLPMSDLGACLSMADKADTLVGCFGLGNIPTGTADPYALRRAALGIARILLEFGYEIPLSELFEKAYSFYADDIKWKFSKGETLEKLLEFCQARLKHYFVGEGSETLVVDAVMNGRDTDGNLEADNVWATEKRLNTLKAFMRKEDFTENAQVLKRMTNILAKAEHSLSCAYDSSLLESDAEKELDKGIKAFSDVFDTNFANNNFMPVMDAMAKLRPLVDAFFESVMVMAEDKNVRQNRMNMLFAVMSRMNRMADFANLQI; from the coding sequence CAGTACGCCGCGCAGGGCTATCGTGCATATATATGACCTCGAAAAAGTTCAACCGATACTTGAAGAAAATATTATTGGTCCTGCCGTAAACATCGCTTATGATAAAGACGGAAACCTGTCCAAGGCAGGACAAGGATTTATTCGCGGGCAAGGCGCTGAAGAAAAAGATATTGTCCGCACGCAAACGGAAAAGGGCGAATACATTTCTGTCAATAAAAAAAGCGGCGGTAAAAAAGCCGAAGAAGTTTTGCAGGAAATTTGCCCACAAATTATTGCCGCGCTTCCATTTCCGAAACGTATGCGCTGGGGTGAGGAAACGTTTGCCTATGCCCGCCCATTACAATGGGTTTTGGCTATGCTTGACCATTTACCCATTGTTTTTAAAGTCGGAGATGTTGTTTCATCCAATCAAACGTACGGGCATAGGGTGCATGGTTTCGGTCCTTTCGTTATCGGACATGCTGACGATCTGGAAGAAGTGCTTTATGAAAAAAGCCGAATTGTCTGTGATTCCGTCAAACGCCGCCAATATATTATCGATATGGCAAACACCTTGGTTGCCGAACTCAAAGAAGGGGCGAAAATCATTTGGAAAAACGATTTGCTTGACGAAGTGCAGGGTTTGGTGGAAAAGCCTGTGCCTGTTATTTGCAGTTTTGACGAAAGCTTCCTTGAGCTACCGAAAGAAGTTATTTTGACAACCATCGAACATCACCAAAAATGCTTTGGTATTCAAGGGCAGGACAGGAAACTTTTGAATAAATTCCTGACTGTTCTCAATATTGATCCGGAAGATATTGAAGTTGTGCGTGCAGGCTGGGAAAGAGTTGTGCGTGCAAGACTTGAAGATGCCCGTTTTTACTGGAAAGAAGACTTGAAGGACAGTTTTGAAAAATGGGTACCCATGCTTGATTCAGTTATTTTCCTTGGTCCTCTTGGCTCAATGGGAGACAAGAGCCGCCGTTTGGAACAGCTTTGCGGCTGGCTTGGTGAAAAAGTAGGGCTTGCAGGCGGGGACCATTTGGATAACGGAGTACTTCTTGCGCAGCGTGCCGGTCGTTGGTGTAAAGCAGACCTTATGTCAAAAATGGTTGGAGAGTTTGATACCCTGCAGGGAACCATGGGCAGCATTTATGCTTTGAAAGAGGGATGGGAACCGCCTTTCGCCATGGCTTTGACCGAGCAGTATTTGCCAACGGGACCAAACAGCCTTTTGCCCATGAGTGATTTGGGTGCTTGCCTTTCAATGGCTGACAAGGCCGATACCTTGGTCGGTTGCTTCGGACTTGGCAATATTCCGACCGGTACGGCAGACCCTTATGCTTTACGACGGGCGGCTTTGGGTATCGCAAGGATTTTGCTTGAGTTCGGTTATGAAATTCCGCTTTCAGAACTTTTTGAAAAAGCGTATTCTTTTTATGCGGATGATATTAAATGGAAATTTTCCAAAGGAGAAACCCTTGAAAAACTTCTTGAATTTTGCCAAGCCCGCTTAAAACATTATTTCGTCGGCGAAGGCAGCGAGACCCTTGTTGTGGACGCTGTCATGAATGGCAGGGATACCGACGGAAACCTTGAAGCGGATAATGTCTGGGCAACCGAAAAGCGTTTAAATACGTTGAAAGCGTTTATGCGTAAAGAAGATTTTACTGAAAACGCGCAGGTTTTGAAACGTATGACCAATATTTTGGCGAAAGCCGAACATTCTTTGTCCTGTGCGTATGATTCGTCTTTATTGGAAAGTGACGCGGAAAAAGAACTTGATAAAGGCATTAAAGCTTTTTCCGACGTATTCGATACCAATTTTGCCAATAATAATTTCATGCCCGTCATGGACGCCATGGCTAAGCTTCGCCCTCTTGTAGACGCCTTCTTTGAAAGCGTCATGGTTATGGCGGAAGATAAGAATGTACGGCAAAACCGTATGAATATGCTTTTTGCGGTTATGAGCCGTATGAACCGTATGGCTGATTTTGCAAACCTGCAAATATGA
- the rpsT gene encoding 30S ribosomal protein S20, which yields MADHKSAIKRHKQSIKRNARNRAARTRMKNLVKDVRTAIMNGDKAAAEQALKGATVALDKSASKGVIHWKKAARKVSRLAKAVNAIEKA from the coding sequence GTGGCTGATCATAAATCAGCTATTAAGCGTCATAAACAAAGCATTAAACGTAATGCCCGCAACCGTGCCGCACGTACCCGTATGAAAAATCTCGTAAAAGACGTTCGTACCGCAATTATGAACGGTGACAAAGCTGCTGCCGAACAAGCTCTTAAAGGCGCTACTGTTGCTCTTGACAAAAGCGCAAGCAAAGGCGTTATTCACTGGAAAAAAGCTGCACGTAAAGTTTCTCGTTTAGCTAAAGCTGTGAACGCAATCGAAAAAGCTTAA
- a CDS encoding UPF0280 family protein produces the protein MKTEIYASPYRTYRTKQNSPENHADEQHVQIIVEETDLFITLTKDIDKTEIIKFCTKEIQEIRSIIKFWIKLYPEIQHSLEPIQCPPDAPLCIAEMCKASSFAHVGPFACIAGMIAQFIAAKIHFYLQEKQLCSDVIVENGGDIYLYSSKERIVGILANPKEECMLGLRFAKEQFPLAVCSSSAAIGHSLSFGQGDLSVVIAKNASLADALATSYGNVLKSAKEISTVLTQAQKDSRIAIQDNPFSGAKEKHGVLGVFLQIDEKIGAWGSIELAAIR, from the coding sequence ATGAAAACAGAAATTTACGCCAGCCCTTACCGGACATACCGGACCAAACAAAATAGTCCTGAAAATCATGCTGATGAACAGCATGTTCAAATTATTGTCGAAGAAACAGATTTATTCATCACGCTGACAAAAGATATAGACAAAACCGAAATAATCAAATTCTGTACAAAAGAAATTCAAGAAATTCGCAGTATTATAAAGTTTTGGATAAAACTTTATCCTGAAATCCAACACAGTTTGGAACCAATTCAATGCCCGCCGGATGCTCCGCTTTGTATCGCTGAAATGTGCAAGGCAAGCAGTTTCGCCCATGTCGGCCCTTTCGCCTGCATTGCCGGAATGATTGCCCAATTCATTGCGGCAAAAATCCATTTTTATTTGCAGGAAAAACAATTATGTTCCGATGTCATTGTTGAAAATGGCGGAGATATTTATTTATATTCAAGTAAAGAAAGAATTGTCGGCATACTGGCAAATCCAAAAGAAGAATGCATGCTTGGCTTAAGGTTTGCCAAAGAACAATTTCCCCTAGCTGTTTGTTCCTCTTCCGCAGCAATAGGACACAGCTTAAGTTTCGGACAAGGCGATTTATCCGTGGTGATAGCCAAAAATGCCAGTTTGGCGGACGCCCTTGCGACAAGCTATGGCAATGTATTAAAATCAGCGAAAGAAATCAGTACGGTTTTGACCCAGGCACAAAAAGACTCCCGTATTGCAATACAGGACAACCCTTTTTCTGGAGCAAAAGAAAAACACGGTGTATTAGGTGTTTTTCTGCAAATTGATGAAAAAATCGGAGCTTGGGGAAGTATTGAACTGGCGGCGATACGATAA
- a CDS encoding argininosuccinate synthase — MAGKQKVILAYSGGLDTSVILKWLQVAHDYEVITVTADLGQEDDLDGVEPKALKTGATKAYIEDLREEFARDYIFPMLRSCALYEGRYLLGTSVARPLIAKRLVEIAKKEGAAAIAHGATGKGNDQVRFELSINALAPELKVIAPWREWDLMSRTALTEFAEKHGIPLTSSSKHYSIDRNMLHCSFEGGELEDPWTEPEPESHIMTVPVEQAPNEPEYITITFEKGDAVAINGTFMKPMDIMLSLNKIAGKHGIGRLDMVENRFVGMKSRGVYETPAGTVLYIAHQDLEGICLDREALATRATILPRYASAIYNGFWFSPEREAMQALIDKTQEGVSGEVRLKLYKGMAWPVGRFSPNSLYCQDLATFEECATYDHKDAAGFIRLQSLRIRGYADRVKRY, encoded by the coding sequence ATGGCAGGTAAACAAAAAGTTATTCTTGCTTATTCCGGTGGCTTGGACACATCGGTTATTTTAAAATGGCTTCAAGTCGCCCATGATTATGAAGTGATCACTGTTACCGCTGATTTGGGTCAGGAAGATGATTTGGACGGTGTTGAACCAAAAGCGCTGAAGACCGGTGCGACCAAAGCATATATCGAAGATTTGAGAGAAGAATTTGCCCGTGATTATATTTTCCCTATGCTCCGTTCCTGTGCGTTATATGAAGGCAGGTATCTTTTGGGAACTTCTGTCGCCCGTCCTCTCATTGCAAAACGTCTTGTTGAAATTGCAAAAAAAGAAGGCGCAGCAGCTATTGCCCACGGTGCGACCGGCAAAGGCAATGACCAAGTCCGTTTTGAATTGTCAATAAACGCTTTGGCTCCTGAACTCAAAGTCATTGCTCCTTGGCGTGAATGGGATTTAATGTCAAGAACCGCCCTTACTGAATTTGCAGAAAAACATGGCATTCCGCTTACTTCAAGCAGCAAGCATTACAGCATTGACAGAAATATGCTTCATTGCTCCTTTGAAGGCGGCGAACTTGAAGATCCATGGACAGAACCTGAACCGGAATCACATATCATGACCGTGCCTGTGGAACAAGCGCCGAATGAACCGGAATACATCACAATCACTTTTGAAAAAGGGGACGCTGTCGCTATAAACGGTACGTTTATGAAGCCTATGGATATTATGCTCAGCCTCAATAAAATCGCCGGCAAGCATGGTATCGGACGCCTCGATATGGTTGAAAACCGTTTTGTGGGCATGAAATCCCGCGGTGTTTATGAAACTCCTGCCGGAACAGTCCTTTATATCGCCCACCAGGATTTGGAAGGCATCTGCCTTGACCGTGAAGCGCTTGCGACACGCGCAACAATTTTGCCCCGTTATGCTTCCGCGATTTACAATGGTTTTTGGTTCTCTCCCGAAAGAGAAGCCATGCAAGCTCTTATTGATAAAACCCAAGAAGGCGTATCAGGCGAAGTCCGTTTAAAATTGTACAAGGGCATGGCATGGCCGGTCGGCCGTTTTTCACCAAACAGCCTTTATTGTCAAGACCTTGCGACGTTTGAAGAATGCGCTACTTATGACCATAAGGACGCCGCGGGCTTTATCCGTTTGCAAAGCCTTCGTATCCGCGGTTATGCCGACCGTGTAAAAAGATATTAA
- the argH gene encoding argininosuccinate lyase, with translation MAAQEKPWGGRFKEATSKKVEAYTESISFDTKMYKQDIMGSKAHAVMLAEQGILTKEEAEILCSGLDRVLEEIESGKLVWKQELEDVHMNIETRLTELVGEVGKKLHTGRSRNDQCCLDLRLYTSDCLRLWEELAKNLIAVLVDKAEENQGVLLPGCTHMQPAQPVSLAHHLLAYAWMFKRDAERICACERRARISPLGAAALAGTTYNLNPQSVAEQLNMYGVFKNSMDTVADRDYVLEALFTGSVIMMHLSRFCEELIWWANPQFAFIYLSDAHSTGSSIMPQKKNPDVAEIMRGKTGRTYGNLMNLLTTLKGLPLTYNRDLQEDKIPFMDTDKTVRTSLSIMAEMLQGIRFRADKMEKALKAGFLNATELADYLVTKGIPFREAHHITGRAVALAEDRGVGLEELSLQDFNHLCDPYHIQVTDDVYVVLDYFTAVKRRNASGGTGPVSVKNQLDELKVWLAAQC, from the coding sequence ATGGCAGCACAGGAAAAACCTTGGGGCGGGCGTTTTAAAGAAGCAACTTCGAAAAAAGTTGAAGCATATACCGAATCAATTTCCTTTGATACGAAAATGTATAAACAAGACATCATGGGTTCGAAAGCCCATGCGGTCATGCTTGCGGAACAAGGTATCTTGACGAAGGAAGAGGCTGAAATATTATGCAGCGGTCTTGATCGTGTTCTTGAAGAAATTGAAAGCGGAAAACTTGTGTGGAAACAAGAACTTGAAGATGTGCATATGAATATTGAAACACGTCTTACGGAACTTGTGGGCGAAGTCGGAAAAAAACTGCATACGGGAAGAAGCAGAAACGACCAGTGCTGCCTTGATTTGCGTCTTTATACTTCCGATTGCCTGCGTTTATGGGAAGAGCTTGCAAAAAATCTGATTGCGGTTTTGGTTGACAAAGCGGAAGAAAACCAAGGCGTATTGCTTCCGGGATGTACGCACATGCAGCCGGCACAGCCGGTGAGCCTTGCTCATCATCTGCTTGCCTATGCTTGGATGTTTAAACGCGACGCTGAAAGGATTTGCGCCTGTGAAAGGCGCGCGAGGATCAGTCCTTTGGGAGCCGCGGCTCTTGCGGGAACAACGTATAATCTTAATCCCCAATCGGTTGCCGAACAGCTGAATATGTATGGTGTCTTTAAAAACAGCATGGATACCGTTGCTGACCGTGACTATGTTCTGGAAGCCCTTTTTACAGGGTCGGTGATCATGATGCATTTGTCACGTTTTTGCGAAGAACTGATTTGGTGGGCTAATCCGCAGTTTGCGTTCATTTATTTATCCGACGCCCATTCAACCGGTTCTTCCATCATGCCCCAAAAGAAAAATCCGGATGTCGCGGAAATCATGCGGGGAAAAACCGGACGCACCTATGGAAATTTAATGAATTTATTGACTACCCTCAAAGGTTTGCCACTTACGTATAACCGTGATTTGCAGGAAGATAAAATTCCTTTTATGGATACGGATAAAACCGTGCGGACTTCTTTGAGCATTATGGCGGAAATGCTTCAAGGCATACGGTTCAGAGCTGATAAAATGGAAAAAGCTTTGAAAGCGGGCTTTTTAAATGCGACGGAATTGGCTGATTATCTTGTGACAAAAGGAATACCGTTCAGAGAAGCCCATCATATCACCGGACGGGCTGTCGCCCTTGCCGAGGATAGGGGAGTCGGCTTGGAAGAGTTATCATTGCAGGATTTTAATCATTTATGCGACCCTTATCATATTCAGGTGACCGATGATGTTTATGTGGTTTTAGATTATTTTACGGCTGTAAAACGGCGTAACGCCAGCGGCGGAACAGGTCCTGTTTCTGTTAAAAACCAATTGGACGAATTGAAAGTTTGGTTAGCCGCACAATGTTAA
- a CDS encoding translation initiation factor 2, giving the protein MLKVYIASSFKNIHAVRLLAKSMRQMGYEILDWTLKATPPEGLNAAKRREWMDTDHGGEVFSFCAESCKQADFIIYLGTSGQDAGVEVGIAYGLQKPVLGIRGPLESAGLMLYGACTCWVEHIEHAEQILQEIIGYKKENCSCSGEALQASSVSLQAQKILLNL; this is encoded by the coding sequence ATGTTAAAAGTCTATATAGCCTCTTCGTTTAAAAACATCCATGCGGTGCGTTTGCTTGCAAAAAGCATGCGGCAAATGGGATATGAAATTTTGGATTGGACGCTTAAAGCGACTCCGCCTGAAGGGTTGAATGCCGCAAAACGGCGTGAATGGATGGATACCGATCATGGAGGAGAAGTCTTTTCTTTTTGTGCCGAATCCTGTAAGCAGGCTGATTTCATTATTTATTTGGGAACATCCGGACAAGACGCCGGAGTTGAGGTGGGCATTGCTTACGGTTTGCAAAAACCTGTTTTGGGAATACGCGGACCATTGGAATCCGCAGGACTTATGCTTTACGGAGCATGTACCTGCTGGGTGGAACATATAGAACACGCAGAGCAAATCTTGCAGGAAATCATCGGCTATAAAAAAGAAAATTGTTCTTGTTCCGGGGAAGCGCTGCAGGCAAGTTCCGTTTCTTTGCAGGCGCAGAAAATTTTATTGAATTTATGA
- a CDS encoding DMT family transporter, with amino-acid sequence MSVNVTWLHWLFLLLSILFEVVGTSIMKVSHSWQFSFGSELGLAIMWACIACSYFSLAKAVTALPVGVAFALWDALGLVFIVSFSVTVLGENLDLIKGLGLVCVLSGGFLVHFGTDTH; translated from the coding sequence ATGTCTGTCAACGTTACTTGGCTGCATTGGCTTTTTTTATTGCTTTCTATTTTATTTGAAGTTGTCGGCACTTCGATAATGAAAGTTTCCCATTCATGGCAATTTTCTTTCGGGTCAGAACTTGGACTTGCAATTATGTGGGCGTGCATAGCCTGCTCGTATTTCAGCCTTGCGAAAGCCGTAACCGCATTGCCTGTCGGCGTTGCCTTTGCCTTATGGGACGCCTTGGGCTTGGTTTTTATTGTATCTTTTTCCGTAACCGTTTTAGGCGAAAATCTTGATCTTATTAAAGGACTTGGACTTGTTTGTGTTCTTAGCGGCGGTTTTTTAGTGCACTTCGGAACAGATACCCATTAA
- the mdtI gene encoding multidrug/spermidine efflux SMR transporter subunit MdtI — translation MFANIFSFSVLLVLCAALLDIIANILLAKSNGFKRKTLGVTALFCVAVAFGFLSIAVKDLDLAVAYALWGCFGILGTSLSGWVLLGQRMHKSAFLGIALLMCGIVLLRL, via the coding sequence ATGTTTGCAAATATTTTTTCCTTTTCTGTTTTATTGGTGTTATGCGCCGCTTTATTGGATATTATCGCCAATATCTTATTGGCAAAATCAAACGGTTTTAAAAGAAAAACCTTAGGGGTCACAGCCTTGTTTTGCGTTGCTGTGGCTTTTGGTTTTCTTTCCATTGCGGTAAAGGATTTGGATTTGGCTGTTGCGTATGCGTTATGGGGCTGTTTTGGAATTTTAGGCACAAGTTTGTCCGGTTGGGTATTGCTTGGGCAAAGAATGCATAAAAGCGCATTTTTGGGTATTGCGCTTTTAATGTGCGGAATTGTTTTACTGCGCTTATAA
- a CDS encoding saccharopine dehydrogenase family protein, with protein MARVLIIGAGGVSSVVVHKCAQANDVFTEIHLASRTKAKCDAIAESVKKRYGVTVHTASVDADNVSELVALINKVKPVMVINVALPYQDLTIMDACLECNVHYLDTANYEPIDLAKFEYKWQWAYQDKFKEKGLMALLGSGFDPGVTNVFCAYGQKHLLDEIHVLDIIDANAGDHGLPFATNFNPEINIREVTARGRYWERGEWVETDPLSWKMSFDFPDGIGPKNCYLMYHEELESLVQNLKGIRRARFWMTFSDNYLNHLKVFGGVGLLGIEPIEYKGQSIVPIQFLSKLLPDPASLGPLTKGKTCIGCVMQGIKNGQEKTYYVYNICQHEDCYEELGSQAISYTTGVPAMIGAMMMVTGKWMKAGVWNMEQMDPDPFMEQLNKFGLPWQVAELPNK; from the coding sequence ATGGCAAGAGTTTTAATCATCGGCGCAGGTGGTGTAAGTTCTGTTGTCGTGCATAAATGCGCACAAGCTAACGATGTTTTTACAGAAATCCATTTGGCGAGCCGCACAAAAGCCAAATGCGACGCAATTGCCGAATCTGTAAAAAAACGCTATGGCGTAACTGTTCATACGGCATCCGTTGACGCTGATAATGTTTCAGAACTTGTTGCTTTAATTAATAAAGTCAAACCAGTAATGGTTATCAATGTCGCACTGCCGTATCAAGACCTTACCATTATGGACGCCTGCCTCGAATGCAATGTCCATTACCTTGATACTGCCAATTACGAACCAATCGACCTTGCGAAATTTGAATATAAATGGCAATGGGCTTATCAGGACAAATTCAAAGAAAAAGGCTTGATGGCGCTTTTGGGCAGCGGTTTCGACCCCGGTGTTACGAACGTATTTTGCGCCTATGGACAAAAACATTTGCTTGATGAAATACATGTGCTCGATATTATTGACGCCAATGCCGGCGACCACGGCCTGCCTTTTGCAACGAACTTCAATCCGGAAATCAATATTCGTGAAGTCACCGCCCGCGGACGGTATTGGGAACGCGGAGAATGGGTTGAAACCGACCCGCTTTCCTGGAAAATGAGCTTTGATTTTCCTGACGGAATCGGACCTAAAAACTGTTATCTCATGTATCACGAAGAATTGGAATCCCTTGTGCAAAATCTTAAAGGTATCCGCCGCGCAAGATTTTGGATGACATTCTCCGACAATTACCTCAACCACTTAAAAGTATTCGGCGGCGTCGGCTTACTCGGCATTGAACCTATCGAATACAAAGGGCAGTCCATAGTGCCTATCCAATTTTTGTCAAAATTGCTTCCGGACCCCGCAAGCCTCGGACCTTTGACAAAGGGTAAAACCTGTATCGGCTGCGTAATGCAAGGTATTAAAAACGGTCAGGAAAAAACGTATTATGTCTATAATATCTGCCAGCACGAAGACTGCTATGAAGAATTGGGCTCCCAAGCGATTTCCTATACCACCGGCGTACCTGCCATGATCGGCGCCATGATGATGGTTACGGGCAAATGGATGAAAGCCGGCGTTTGGAACATGGAACAAATGGATCCGGATCCGTTTATGGAACAGCTCAATAAATTCGGCTTGCCTTGGCAAGTTGCCGAATTGCCGAACAAATAA
- the speA gene encoding biosynthetic arginine decarboxylase encodes MSPFVRIEKLAKIKTQKWDIEDSAELYGIRNWSAGYFDINQQGEVTIKPYGVKGGPAISVATIIQEIKERGYNMPVLLRIENILDSQISLLHHCFHDAIVQLGYKGEYRGVFPIKVNQQQQVVEEIADFGKSFHHGLEVGSKAELIAAVSQVKSRKACLICNGYKDEEFINLGLHAMRLGYNCIFVLEMPGELDTILECAKTLNVVPQIGVRVKLSTKATTGHWAESGGERSSFGLTSAQIIDVVDTLKANNMLDCLKLLHYHLGSQIPNIRDIRSAVMEAARIYAGLVQEGAAMGYIDLGGGLAVDYDGSHTNYVSSRNYSLNEYCTDVVESVMTIMDEQNTPHPHIVTESGRATVAYYSILLFNILDVSLIEIGNLPEKLPEDTPEPIVNLKEALENVNIRSLQECYNDALYYYDEVRQLFVTGRATLRQRTLAERYYWAIMRSIAEEKDKLKTVPKELHEINSKLADIYYCNFSVFQSLPDSWAIDQVFPIMPVHRLNEYPDRRGILSDMTCDSDGRINNFIDTQGMKNTLELHSLKNGEEYYLGAFLVGAYQETLGDLHNLLGDTNVVSIRVQEDGTYEFVREISGDSISDILAYVEYEPRRILENIRHNAERAVRNKTITPAERFSIMQAFENGMRGYTYFER; translated from the coding sequence ATGTCACCTTTTGTGAGGATTGAGAAATTGGCAAAAATAAAAACGCAAAAATGGGATATTGAAGATTCAGCCGAATTATACGGTATCCGCAACTGGAGCGCCGGATATTTCGACATTAACCAGCAGGGTGAAGTCACCATAAAACCTTACGGCGTCAAAGGCGGTCCGGCTATAAGCGTCGCAACAATCATTCAGGAAATAAAAGAACGCGGTTATAATATGCCCGTGCTTTTGCGTATTGAAAACATACTTGATTCGCAAATTTCACTTTTGCACCATTGCTTTCATGATGCGATTGTCCAACTTGGCTATAAAGGCGAATACCGGGGCGTTTTTCCGATTAAAGTAAATCAGCAGCAGCAAGTTGTCGAAGAAATCGCCGATTTCGGAAAAAGTTTTCACCATGGATTGGAAGTCGGTTCCAAAGCGGAACTTATTGCCGCCGTTTCTCAAGTTAAAAGCAGAAAAGCTTGTCTTATCTGCAACGGATACAAAGACGAGGAATTTATCAACCTGGGGCTGCATGCGATGCGCCTTGGCTATAATTGCATTTTCGTATTGGAAATGCCCGGAGAATTGGATACAATTTTGGAATGTGCAAAAACGCTGAATGTCGTTCCTCAAATCGGCGTGCGCGTCAAACTCAGCACCAAGGCAACGACGGGACACTGGGCGGAATCCGGGGGCGAACGTTCGTCTTTCGGCTTGACTTCCGCACAAATCATCGATGTTGTCGATACGCTGAAAGCAAATAACATGCTCGACTGCCTGAAACTTTTGCATTATCATTTAGGCTCGCAAATACCCAATATCCGCGATATCCGTTCCGCCGTCATGGAAGCGGCAAGAATTTACGCAGGACTTGTGCAGGAAGGGGCAGCCATGGGTTATATCGACCTTGGCGGCGGACTTGCCGTGGATTACGACGGTTCACACACCAATTATGTAAGCTCCCGCAACTATTCGCTGAATGAATACTGCACCGACGTTGTGGAATCCGTCATGACGATTATGGATGAGCAAAATACCCCCCACCCGCATATTGTTACGGAATCAGGACGCGCCACGGTTGCGTACTATTCGATTTTGCTTTTCAACATCTTGGATGTCAGTCTTATTGAAATCGGAAATCTGCCGGAAAAATTGCCGGAAGACACCCCCGAACCGATTGTCAATTTAAAAGAAGCGCTTGAAAACGTTAATATCAGAAGCCTGCAGGAATGTTATAACGACGCACTGTATTATTATGACGAAGTCCGCCAGCTTTTTGTCACCGGACGGGCGACGCTCAGGCAAAGAACCTTGGCGGAACGGTATTATTGGGCAATCATGCGTTCCATTGCGGAAGAAAAAGACAAACTTAAAACCGTTCCCAAAGAACTGCATGAGATCAATTCAAAATTAGCCGATATTTATTATTGCAATTTCAGCGTATTCCAATCACTTCCAGATTCATGGGCTATTGACCAAGTATTTCCCATCATGCCTGTCCACCGCCTGAACGAATATCCGGATCGGCGCGGGATTTTATCGGACATGACTTGCGACAGCGACGGAAGAATCAATAATTTCATTGATACGCAAGGTATGAAAAACACGTTGGAACTTCATTCCTTAAAAAACGGTGAAGAATATTATTTGGGAGCATTTTTGGTTGGTGCATACCAAGAAACGCTGGGGGATCTGCACAATCTCTTAGGAGATACCAATGTCGTTTCCATTCGTGTGCAGGAGGACGGAACCTATGAATTTGTCCGCGAAATCAGCGGGGATTCCATTTCCGACATTTTAGCCTATGTCGAATACGAACCCAGAAGAATTTTGGAAAATATCAGACATAATGCGGAAAGAGCCGTCAGAAATAAAACCATTACTCCCGCAGAACGTTTTTCCATTATGCAGGCTTTTGAAAATGGCATGCGCGGTTATACGTATTTTGAAAGATAA